CACGATTACCTGCATACCCACAAACCCGATGGTGTTATGGCGGGGCTGGTAGCTGCTTTGAGTTGGCAAAAGTATGTTCAGTCCGGATCTCAGGCCCGTTTTGTACTACCTGCTACTTCTCTTAAAGATGTAATATCGCATGTAAAATCAAAATTAAATATCCAGATGGTGCGTTACGTAGGAGATCCTACGCAATCCTGCCAGAAGGTTTTGCTTTTACCGGGAGCATCCGGCGCCAGAAGACATATCGCGGAAATAGAGAAAGAGAAGCCCGATGTAGTGCTGGTGGGCGAAGCGCAGGAATGGGAAACCGTAGAATACGTGCGGGATGCCCGGGCGAAAGGCGATAAACTTTCGTTAGTGTTGTTGGGGCACGCTGTAAGCGAAGAACCCGGCGCAGAATGGATGGCTTCCTGGCTCAAATCTAAATTTTCTGGCTTAAAAGTAACGCACGTGGTGTCTAAAAACCCCTTGTCTTTTATGTAGAAATTTTAAAATTTTGACTTGAGCTATGACCTTCACTGGCGCAAGTCTTAGCGGAGCGAGACTTGTGCCGGAAAGACATTGGTCAGTCTCCAGACTGACGTGTTTAAGTATTGCTATTCGCCAGTCTGGA
The sequence above is a segment of the Adhaeribacter swui genome. Coding sequences within it:
- a CDS encoding Nif3-like dinuclear metal center hexameric protein, which produces MAIPKNNPTFLTSTTDRRTFITSLTKAVGASALLASPFVTNAGSLNFPQQSYTVKQIIDLFLKEIPEAPFDKTVDTLKSGSMDTKVTGIVTTMFATVEVIRKAIDLKANFIIAHEPTFYSHQDDTEWLQKDEVYQYKANLLKQHNITVWRNHDYLHTHKPDGVMAGLVAALSWQKYVQSGSQARFVLPATSLKDVISHVKSKLNIQMVRYVGDPTQSCQKVLLLPGASGARRHIAEIEKEKPDVVLVGEAQEWETVEYVRDARAKGDKLSLVLLGHAVSEEPGAEWMASWLKSKFSGLKVTHVVSKNPLSFM